A stretch of DNA from Oreochromis aureus strain Israel breed Guangdong linkage group 23, ZZ_aureus, whole genome shotgun sequence:
GAAAGACAATTTTATATCCACATCACTGAGGTCATTTTAACTGACATAACATTAGCAGAAGTTTAACTCTGCAGATCATACCAGATATACAATGAATGTTccattaaaaaatttaaaaaatatatatagatacatataAGATTACATATGTCAGAGAAGGAAAAGATAATTTTAAATACAGAATAACAAAGTCACATACTTAGCATATACTCAGATTTGCTTCAAAAACCtcaaacatgtaaatattttaCATCAGATCCCCCAGATACAGCACTGTTAGCATTTTCATTTTGACTGTCCTATTAAAAGAATGGAGACTGAGTCATCTATAACACATAGTGATTATCTGAAACAAAGCAAAAGGATGTTCATATGCATGTGTGAATGTACACGAGCTAGTGATTaacttgagattttttttagttttaatataATTACTTGAATTAATTACTTAAAAGTGCAAAAAACCTGTGAGCAGATTATTTTTCAAACAGAGGTAAAAGTAACCAAaaacttcttttaaaaaaaacttgcttTAAATCATATTGTTTAATATGTATGTGGgtgttaaaatattttaaagtttgtCTTATGAAATACTAGTTTTtcttattaaattatttaataagCTTTCCTTGTTAAAtcttattaaattattattttcttattaaattaaatgatcTGGGATGTGTTTTTCTGTACACAAGAACAAAAAATGAGAAGGTATGTAAGTTGTTACTTGATGTTAAATCATTTCTTGAGGCTTTTTTCTGCCTGTTCTTTTGTGATGTCATTCCAACTTTCAGGAATATCAGCAGGGTTTGCATTATATTCTTTGGCAAGGTCCGTGTTGTACTTTGCCATTACATATTAGTATGGGCTCCTCCTTCTGCATCACAGAGAACTTTGCAGGATGGACACTGTTTGCCACAACCAACCAGTTTGTTGAAAAACTCATTCTCAGGCTGCACATGGAGCTGCTGTAACTTCACTTCAAAGTTCAacggggttttttttgttgttgttgtttttttccttttttctttttttgatcaCTGAAtaattgatttattttgaacatgactaaaataacaacaaaatacattttaaacaataatgagacaaaaaaaagggTTGATACAAACAGACTTAAAGGTAAACTCATTTGATCCTACCtcaatatataatatacatgTATAATTCCATACAATTATATAAGTCTGATACTGTTTATCTGCTTTGTTCTTCATTTGaggcctgccacttcttctaCACAGGCCGTAACCTGTGtagtttattaataataatgcattgcaTTTATAttgcgcttttcgagaccctcaaagcgctagccacagctgccctggggcagactgacagaagccaggctgccatatcgcgccatcggcccctctgacCATCatcagtaggcggtaggtgaagtgtcttgcccaagaacaCAATGACCAAGACAGCTatggatcgaaccggcaaccttccggttacaagatgagcttcccaaacCCCTAAACCACAGTCCttccaattttatttaattatttttgttttcaaggGGAACTGTTCCTCCCTTGATCACCCCAGTGCATTTTCTGTGCTTTAGTGATTCATAAGTTAGTGTTAAGTTTCataacaaataaatattaaaaatcctCTCAAATGGTCAGCActacaaataaatgaaaaagtcCGTGTTGAAagaaaatctctttttttttcttttttcttttttctttttgctaaagACGACTTTTTGAAATTACCATAAAGTTTGgggagcaaaatataaagaattgAGGGGTGGTTTGAGACTTTTGTACAGAACTGTATATGTCTAAACGACAGGTGAGATGCTACCGTGTGATTGTGATTGTGATTGATTAGATATTCGCTTCGAGGAGGAGGTGACGAAGTGTCCCTAACAAAGTGGCCGGTAGAATCATAAGCCTGTGATTAACGCGCTTATATGACTTCAGAACTTCTAGGTAGTATTATTTCAGGCTAATATTTCTTAGCTGCTGGtataataataaatgttatACGGGTACACGTGGTTTCACCGCCTTTAAATTCGCCTTTGATGCTAATCAGAAACACAGAGGTGATGCTGTGTCCTTGATCCTTGTCCTTCAGCTCCTCAACAAACGTCCCGAACGATCACGCCAAACACAGCGCCGTGTACAGTCAGTCCGTTCCGCACCTGTGCATATTTTATGCGTACACTGTCTCCACGTCTCCAAAAGCTCCTGTTCACAGGTGACACTGTACAAACATGATTATGGATGTGCCACTGTCGTGTCAAAATACATTACGACTCAGCGCTGACGGACATTCTGGGAGACTTTGATGTGGCTGCGGCTGTGAGAGCGCGGATTCGCTCTGGTCCTATCATCCTCTTGGTGAGGTGAAGAGCGTCGACGGCGGGGCAGAGCTTTGCGCGTTCACGCGAAACCTATAAACGGACGTGGCGCGCAGAGAGCTGTGAGTAGTGTGTGGAGAGTGAGGAGAGAATAACGGCGGCAGAGGATGGCATCTACAGCGCCATGGGAGATAATCTGATGACACATGCAAcagaaatgctgcaaaagccATCAGCACAaacttttttctctgtgttctgAAGACACGGCAGCTCTTCAACTTTGCCCTACGAGGTGATATGTGAGAAGGAGAGGCCAGCCATGCAGCTGAATGAGTCTGGAGTTCAAACGGTGGCACCAGAGCCATGTCAACAACAAATAATACAGGACGACTACAATGGCAACTGCAGCGAAGGTTCCACCACTAACATGTCACTGCACTGCTGGCTGCAGCTCCTCACCAAGGAATCTATCATGGAAATTCAAGGAGACAGCTCCAGTGTAGTGGTACGTGTGATGATAGCGTGCGTCTACTCTATCGTCTGCGCTCTGGGGCTGGTGGGGAATTCACTGGCTCTGTATCTGCTGCACTCCCGTTACAGGCAGAAGCAGTCGTCCATCAACTGCTTTGTGATGGGGCTGGCTATCACAGATCTACAGTTTGTTTTGACCTTGCCTTTCTGGGCAGTGGACACAGCCCTGGACTTCCGCTGGCCGTTTGGTCGTGTGATGTGCAAACTCATCAGCTCTGTCACCACCATGAACATGTATGCCAGTGTATTCTTCCTCACAGCTATGAGCGTGGCACGTTATTACTCCATCTCCTCCGCACTGAAGATACACAGCCGACGGACAGCAGCTGCCAGAGCCAGGTGGACAAGCCTGTGCATCTGGGCTGTTTCTTTGCTGGCCACTTTGCCTCATGCCATCTACTCCACCAGTGCCCAAGTATCTGATGAGGAGCTTTGCCTGGTGCGCTTCCCAGACTCTGGCAGTTGGGATCCACAGCTCCTTCTGGGTCTATATCAGCTTCAAAAGGTCCTAGTAGGTTTCATTATTCCTCTAGTTATAATCACCGTCTGCTATCTGCTGCTGCTTCGCTTCATCCTAAGCCGGCGCATTGCAGGTGCAGCGGGCCCCGAGGCAAACCAAAGCCGACAAAATCGTCATTCCAAAGTGACTAAATCCATTGTCATCGTAGttctctccttctttctctgCTGGCTTCCTAATCAGGCACTGACACTGTGGGGTGTGCTCATAAAGTTTGACCTTGTGCCCTTCAGCAAAGCTTTCTACAATGCACAGGCCTACGCTTTCCCTCTGACTGTTTGCTTGGCGCACACCAACAGCTGCCTCAACCCTGTGCTCTACTGCCTGATCCGCCGGGAGTTTCGGGCAGGCCTCAAAGAACTTCTCCTGCACGCCACGCCATCTTTCAGGAGCCTGACTCATCTGCTGCGTCGCAAGGCCAAAGTGGCTGAGGCACCACCTGTTTTGGTGCTGGTCCAAATGGATGTCTGACTGGGATGATTGGGGAACTCGAAATATTCCACCTACAGTACTATTGATCTGTTTACCAAGAGGGTATATTTCTCACTACTCTGTCGATGCAGAAAATCTTatttctttagaaaaaaaaatgcagaattATAATGTACTGCACGGTAGGATTTGCCCTACTTCTACTGTGTTTCTCAAGATTTCCTCTGCAACACATATTTCTGTTGTTACAGGTGTTCACTGTTTCAGTCTCCCCGCTTCTGTCGAGCAGTACTGCTCTCGTGTCATGGACATGTATAGCTGTTAATCCAAAGTGAGATTCAAATAGTTGCAGCACTCAGGCgtgatttattttcttctgcATACCGGTAaattactgtgtttgtgtttgttcacTGGTGCAAGTGTGTAATTCTTTCATCAGTATAATCAATGgaacaaaagaaatcaaaatatttaattaaaaaaagcagGACAGTGGTGCctagatgtgtttgctttatttaaaatatcataATATCATAAAAGAACAGATCAATTTAATCGCCTGTTGTTGTATCTgtggaaaaactaaagaaatgagcggacaaaaaaaaagaatttgtgcattttatttttgtagatgTATGGAGTAAAATAGTAGTGCTTGTTGCATTGTCCTGGAGAAATGACTCATCtcttgtgaaaaaataaaaggcaaATAAAATGTACAAGAACTAAAATCAATTTCCTGAGCTTTTCGGGGTTGAACATGGCATCAAAGACTTCAGCGTAATGAGTGCATAGTTAGTGAGATAAACGTCTCCCTTGTGGAAAGCTTTGAGGATTAGGACTTGAAGTGATCCATTCAAGATTTTATACCCCTGTGCAGCAAATAGTATATCATTCATATTTGAACTGAGCACGTATACTGTGTTGTATGCACACAAGATGAAAAATTTACGATCATTATTTCTCTTTGTCTCGCTCTCGCTGACCTTCCACAGCCATGCAAATATACTCAGATGTGTTCTTTTTCTTACTTTATATGTGTCAGACTGAAAATTATTATATCAAATTTCCTCTAAACATTTGCAGCATACTTTAAATCAAACCATTTATTCATAAAAAACAGGCATTTCATTTCAAGTGCCACAAACAGCCTTTTATTCTCTGGTAAATTGAACAGATACATATGTTGACTGGAGCTTCTGTGACAACGGTATTTTGTCATTCTGTATCCATGACTGTGGTCATAGCATCAGGTTTCATACAAGACAGCTGCTAATTTGATGTTTCTGCATTTAAATCATAATGACTGAAAAccctgtaaataaaataaagactaaaTAAAAAACTCAGCTTGAACTATTTGGAATAATTGGGCCAGATCACATTAGAATTCAGAGCCCGTACGAGGAGAGACAAAAAAGGAAGCAGAGGTGCTGAGAGTGTGCAAAATAAAGTGCTGCTAATGTTATGTAAACAATCCCACACCGGCAAGAGGGCATCAGACAACAGAGACTCCCTTCTCTGTTCTTTTATTGATGAGCTTTAACTTTCTcattctgtgtttgtgcagctCTCCTTCAATCactaacaacagcagcactgcGCTGCACAAATAATGAACAAAGGTGTTGCTAACTAGACTGGATGTCA
This window harbors:
- the rxfp3.2b gene encoding relaxin family peptide receptor 3.2b produces the protein MQLNESGVQTVAPEPCQQQIIQDDYNGNCSEGSTTNMSLHCWLQLLTKESIMEIQGDSSSVVVRVMIACVYSIVCALGLVGNSLALYLLHSRYRQKQSSINCFVMGLAITDLQFVLTLPFWAVDTALDFRWPFGRVMCKLISSVTTMNMYASVFFLTAMSVARYYSISSALKIHSRRTAAARARWTSLCIWAVSLLATLPHAIYSTSAQVSDEELCLVRFPDSGSWDPQLLLGLYQLQKVLVGFIIPLVIITVCYLLLLRFILSRRIAGAAGPEANQSRQNRHSKVTKSIVIVVLSFFLCWLPNQALTLWGVLIKFDLVPFSKAFYNAQAYAFPLTVCLAHTNSCLNPVLYCLIRREFRAGLKELLLHATPSFRSLTHLLRRKAKVAEAPPVLVLVQMDV